The Magnolia sinica isolate HGM2019 chromosome 3, MsV1, whole genome shotgun sequence genome includes the window AAGGATgacgattgaagacatggtggagattgttgatagatgtcttaaattgtAATTTAACAGTCTGTTGATGATAAGTTTCATGTCATCAAGCAGATTTCGATTGCATCAAAGTCGACTTGATGCCATTGAGATTTTTCGGAATAATCGAATTGGTTGTTCAACACTTTAGGTGCccttttcgatgtcattgaagtaagttttgatgtcatcgaaggttgttcgatgccatcgataaaattcgaattttcatgtttggtcgcttgaatgttttggtgttattccgatgacatcaaagtgggttcgatgacatcaaagtaccATCAAAGGTGTCATCGAGCGTATCACAGATTTGCGAATTTGCAGAATTtgttaccgatttcgattgagattcttccaaaggctatatatttgggtataatcgggattgggaggtatttagggctttcaaattcgtttttagggtttcaagggaGTTCCTTGGGGATTGATTAGAGGTTGTTCGGATCAGGTAATTTCttttctcttgtaattttctacttttcatagtGCTTACTGACgtttttgtgctgtggttttttctcgcaaggaTTTATCCATGTTAAAATTGCTGTGTTTGCATTATGTTtgcttggtgtgattggattactctACTTGATTCATATCTGTGTGCTTCCGCGATCCCCCAACATAAGCTTCATTGTTGATCGGAAGTCTACATCTAAATATTGTACTTTTTGTTGGAGGAAACTTGATGACTTAAAAAGGTAAGAAACAAATAGTTGCCGCCAAATCAAAAGTTTAAGCCAAGTACAAAGCCATGTGTCATGCCATCTATGAACTATTATGGATACAATCACTCCTTCAAAAACTTTAACTCTTTAATCGAGAATCAATGATTCTATATTGCAATAATCACGCAAGTTCACACATAGCCAATATCCCAACTTTTCACGAGGGGCCATGCACATAAGATGTATTGTCACTTCATCGGAGAGAAGATACAATCAAAGAAAGGGAAGTGTTGAAAGAAAAGTGTATATGCACTAACATGAATAAATTAATGGCTAAATAGGTAGCATGTTTGGGCCTAACATTGTTGAGCCCAATCACACAAGGACATTAGACATGCAttgtacactttttttttttcttaataaaagaaGAGTGGTTTGAACCTCTCTCACAACTGTTTCTCTTCTTCTCATCCTCCTTCTCTAGAACTACTTCCATAAGGGCATTTTTGTAAGGAAATGGAGTTAATGCACAAATGTATAGAAAAATACGTTTTGAACAGCAACGCTCCTACAAAACATTGAGTAAATATAAGTAATAAAAACCCATAAAATTGATTATGGAGTAAAAAAATGTCCAAAAGTTGATCAAGCTATATAAATAATATAGGTATGTCATTCCAATTATGAAGTACATGCTAATCACAACCCTAATAATATTGGCCCGATTTTGGTGGATCCCTAAGTgcagggcccaacatgatgtatgtgacttacatctatgctgttcatctgtttttacagcccattttaaggtatgaccccaaaaatgaagcagatccaaatctcaggtggaccacacaacaggagacagtggtgattgatcattaataactttttgtgggctacaaaattttggatcgagctgatatttgtctggTCCCTTCCTTcaggtctttatgatcttatcaacagattggatggcaaataaacattatggtggccccaatATGTTTTAAATGacgagtattcaatcaccactctttttgtggtgtggtacagctaacagttggatctgcctcattttttatatcgtattttaaaattatctttcaaaacaaatagaaagaatgGATATAGGGCATAtagataaaggtgggccccaccgtcagggATCCACCGTAATAGTGTCCTAGTAAAACGGTCGGCCTTGTTAGCCTATTGGCTAACTGAGAAAAACAATTGTTACCTTAGCAGCGTGACAGATAGAGCTTTGAAATTATTCGCAAACTTCAGAAATGGCATTTAGCattcaattaatttgaattttaaactgtccaaattatcaGTCCTaatttaggaagcggattggctactccccctgccaccaaccaatgagtgatggtcggtgctatgtgtgccccaccatgatgtacgtgtttcatccatgctgtccatctatttttctagatcagatataagaccaaaaatgaggtatattccactCTCaagggaccacattacaggaaacagtgttgaatgatcctcaatcattaaaaactttttggaggccataaaagtttggatcaagttgatctttgtttttttcccttcatctgggtgggtttgtatgacctaatcaacagattggatgtcaagtaaacagtacagtgggccttaggagtatttaaatagtggatatccaatcactattgttttcaaatGGTGCGGTGCAGTGGAGACTTATATCCCTATCGTTTTTGGgaaaaagctctaaaattatctgtaaaaatggataaacggattggatgaataacatacatcatggtggggcccacagagtaccgaccacagccacggggctggtggcagggggagtagccaatccgtttctcctAATTTAAACGTATTACGAACAAAATATTAAGGGGCGgttgaaaaaatttaaaaacatcTAACGGTATTATTTACCAAACCATTTACCACATATCAGAGATTGGGATTGTTCAAGCAGGCTCATCTCGTGTGTTTGACATTGAAACAGTGGGGTCCTTATTTGAATTaacgtatgccacgtgtacactcCTAAATGCCTGCGTGTCAAGTGTCATACGCTGCCAGACTATCAAATAATCTCTGCTATATACGCCTCTACACTCTCTGCTCTTTTTACACTCccgaagaaaataaagaaaaaatggcCTCCCTGCCTCTCCTTCgtctctctctccttccatcCCCAAAACCCCACTCTCCATATCCAATCTCAGCCATCCGAATCCCGCACTCCCTCATTTCAACGGCCAAGATCACCCGCCCCAAACTCACCCCATCAAGGGCCCCAACGTCCATGTCCTACAACCCAACCCCAGCGTCCGATCGCCTAATCTCCACCGCATCCTACTTCCTCCCATTCTTCAACGGCATCCAGTACGGCCGCTTCCTCTTCTCAAAATACCCCTCTCTCGCCCTCTTCTTCCAGCCTATCCTCCCTGTCATGAGCTTATATCGCTCTATCCCCTACGCCAGCTTCGTCGCCTTCTTCGCCCTCTATCTCGGTGTTGTCCGAAACCCTAGCTTCAGCCGCTACATCCGCTTCAATGCCATGCAGGCCGTCGTCCTGGACGTCCTTCTCGCGATCCCGTTACTGCTGCAGAGGATCTTCAGCCCCGAGAGGGGGTTAGGTTTTCGATTCGTCGTGATGGGGTACGACGCCCTCTTCGTCTTCATTGTCGCCT containing:
- the LOC131240154 gene encoding protein TIC 20-II, chloroplastic is translated as MASLPLLRLSLLPSPKPHSPYPISAIRIPHSLISTAKITRPKLTPSRAPTSMSYNPTPASDRLISTASYFLPFFNGIQYGRFLFSKYPSLALFFQPILPVMSLYRSIPYASFVAFFALYLGVVRNPSFSRYIRFNAMQAVVLDVLLAIPLLLQRIFSPERGLGFRFVVMGYDALFVFIVACFLYSVGFCILGKTPYLPFVASAADRQL